In Bernardetia litoralis DSM 6794, the genomic window GCATTGAAGTAGGTGCATCAAAAATTAATTTTGGCGAAATAATTAATCGTAGCCGAAATGTTGCAGGTGGAATGAGCAAAGGAATTGAATTTTTATTCAAGAAAAATAAAATTGATAAAATAATGGGCTTTGGAAAACTTGCTGGAAAAGGTAAGGTAGAAGTAACAGCTCAAGATGGAAAAAAAGAAATTTATGAAGCAAAAAATATAATTCTTGCAACAGGTGGACGTGCAAGAGAATTGCCAAACCTCCCTATTGATGGAAAAAAAATAATTGAATATCGTAAAGCAATGTCATTAGAAACACAACCTAAAAAAATGGTTGTAGTAGGTTCTGGAGCTATCGGAGTAGAATTTGCTTATTTGTACAATTCTATTGGAACAGAAGTAACTGTGGTTGAATTTATGGACAGAATTGTTCCTGTTGAAGATAAAGATGTTTCAAAAGAGTTAGAAAGACAATACAAGAAAAAAGGAATAAAAGTAATGACCTCTTCGGAAGTAACAAAAGTAGATACTTCTGGAACTGGTTGTAAAGTAACTATCAAAACTAAAAAAGGAGAAGAAATAATTGAATGTGATGTAGTTCTTTCTGCTGTTGGTGTATCTACAAATTTAGAAGGAATTGGACTTGAAAGCACAGGCATAAAAACAGAAAAAGGAAAAGTTGTTGTTGATGATTTCTACAAAACTTCAGTTGATGGTGTTTA contains:
- the lpdA gene encoding dihydrolipoyl dehydrogenase, whose protein sequence is MATYDLLVIGSGPGGYVAAIRASQLGLKVGVIEKESLGGICLNWGCIPTKALLKSAQVFEYVQHAKEYGIEVGASKINFGEIINRSRNVAGGMSKGIEFLFKKNKIDKIMGFGKLAGKGKVEVTAQDGKKEIYEAKNIILATGGRARELPNLPIDGKKIIEYRKAMSLETQPKKMVVVGSGAIGVEFAYLYNSIGTEVTVVEFMDRIVPVEDKDVSKELERQYKKKGIKVMTSSEVTKVDTSGTGCKVTIKTKKGEEIIECDVVLSAVGVSTNLEGIGLESTGIKTEKGKVVVDDFYKTSVDGVYAIGDIVHGPALAHVASAEGIICVEKIAGHHPEPLNYGNIPGCTYCQPEISSVGMTEAQAKEAGYEIKVGKFPFSASGKASAAGAKEGFVKVIFDAKYGEWLGAHMIGANVTEMIAEAVVARKLETTGMDIVKSVHPHPTMSEAVMEAAAAAYGEVIHI